tttatatgaaaaaatttattttttattatttaatttaaatttaaaaataaatatattaacaaatttatatatatgaaaacgttaataaaatttattttatgtgtgacctaattttttttttttttgcattttaaacactaaaaatgtaaaaattattttttttaaatgcattTTGTGTAAAACAAACAGAGGctgaatataatattataaatctatgataataatatataaatattaatattaatttgcaTTTTAGAATATATTTATTCATGTGAATGAACTCTTTACATATTCAAAAAGCCAGGCGTAAGGCTACGAGTCAAAGAACGTGACTTTTCTCCAAGGCAAACTTTAAGCAGAGTATCGATTCTGTTGCCCAACAGAATGAAACAGCTGGTCATTGCTGACTTGCGCCTTGCTTTttccttttaatatttttattttccctaTTTTTTAGGAGTTtgtatcaaaatcaaatccttcaatgttaGCCTCTCTCTTGCCGTGATATCATCCCATTCAACctttctttcttcttgtttTATTGGAGAAGGGGCTTTCTTCGTCTGCTCTTTTTTCTCTGCAATGGCTACTTCAAGATGGATTAGGCCTGAGGTATGCGAGTGTCTATGTTTTATCTTTTTAGTTCAATCGCTTGCCCTTTTGCTAAGATTTAATGGGATGCTTTCCTTTTTATAATACGGCAGAATTCAGCCTGAATCTGATTGCAAGAATTATCAGAAAAGTAAAAGATTTCTGTTTTATTGTCTTTTAATCATTCTGAATGAAATTGGTTGTGTTTTATCATATGAGTTAGGTGTTTCCGCTCTTTGCTGCTGTTGGTGTAGCTGTTGGCATCTGTGGGATGCAGCTTGTTAGGAATATCTGCACCAACCCAGAAGTCAGGTGATCTTCTTTAAACTACTGTTTAAAGCTTGGCATAGTTTCAAATCTGATTGGCGTGTTGTCTATttaatgattgaatttgagagaTTGAGTCTATATTGAATGTGATATATAGGGTGACCAAAGAGAACAGGGCTGCAGGAGTTCTTGAGAACTTTGCAGAAGGTGAAAAATATGCAGAACATAGCTTAAGGAAGTTCGTCCGCAAAAGGCCTCCTCAGATCATGCCATCCGTCAATGGCTTCTTCTCAGATCCTGATCTTCCAAGTTCTAAATAGAATTTCACTGCAACCATTTAAATCAGCCTTTCATATTTGTGTTTGTGAATTTGAGCAACAATTGTTATTTTTCCATTTAAGAGCATGGAGCAATTGCACATTGCAAGTTGTTGAAGTTTTTGATATATTGCTAAACAAATTACCGACTAATAAAGTTCATCTGCTATAATTTCTATTTATGTTAATGAGCTGAAGCTTAAATGTTCATGAATTCATTGTCTGTGATTTGACTTATTGTTCTGTACAAGGTACGGTATGCTTGTTAACACTATGAGTTTTGCCTTCTATCTAAGTGCTACTGCCATTTTTATCATATTGCACTAGCAATAAGCCATATGAGCTAATTTCTAATTGCGAAATGCTGAAGCTGTTTAATCTCCCCCTTTGTCAAGATAATCCCTATGTTGGTTTCTCGTTGATGATCTCCTCGAGAATTCTGTGACCAACTTCGAAAACGAAGAAGAATTGTCCTTGCGCAACTGCACAGGGGAGTCATATTCTACCACCTTGCCTACATCATCAAAATGATAGTAGCAATGATTTCAGAttgttcagaaaaaaaaaaaaaagcagtatGCAATTTGAGTTTAAGTTATCCACTTAATTCTATTCATATCCAACTCATCCATGACTCACATTTATGATGCATATATTTCTCATGAGCTAGTAGCCATCTCATCAAAATCCTAGTAAGTTCCATGTTATTTTCATTAGACAGTTGCTTCATTTTCTGTGGGATAATTTCACCTTACCTTCGTCAAGAACCAAAACCAAGTCATTGTCAATGACAGTAGGTATTCGATGCGCGACAGTGATGACTGTGCATCTACTAGTTTCATCTCTTATTGTCACTTGAATGATGTTGTCTGTTGCTGTATCAATAGAAGCTGTGGCCTCATCCAATACCAAAATTCTTCTCTTCTTTAGAAGCACTCTAGCCAGACAAACAAGCTGCCTCTGCCCAACACTCCAGTTTTCTCCATCTTCAGCAACTATTTCATTCCCAATAATTCAGTATTAACTAAAAGGAATCAGAACATACTACATTCTCAAagaaataatatatatgatGACCTCAGAATGACCAAGTAATAAATATGTACCTGGTGCTTCAAGAAGCCTTTGGTCCTGCTTCACTATATCTGCAAGGCGACACTTGTTCAGGACCTGGAAAACATATTCTTTcagtaaatataattttagatcCTGCCATAAAAGTACCAGAGTTATGACTCTTACCTCCCAGATTTCTTGATCCGAGTGTTCTTGCAAAGGATCCAGATTATGCCTCACAGTTCC
This genomic interval from Manihot esculenta cultivar AM560-2 chromosome 12, M.esculenta_v8, whole genome shotgun sequence contains the following:
- the LOC110628879 gene encoding uncharacterized protein LOC110628879, which translates into the protein MATSRWIRPEVFPLFAAVGVAVGICGMQLVRNICTNPEVRVTKENRAAGVLENFAEGEKYAEHSLRKFVRKRPPQIMPSVNGFFSDPDLPSSK